The region CTCccgtatattttttaaaagattcatgtTCAGCATCAATTCCGACAGCAATGGGCCCATGAGTTACTAAAGCGTTCAGTAGGGCTTCTTCACTCCTTGGGACAACGTAAAAGCGGGGAACCTTGACAACAGAACGTTCAGCACGGTACCTGCAGCGTCCTTCCTTAAAAAGTAAAGAGTTAAAAGATTTGGTTACTTCCATTTCCCTTCTGGAGAGCAAAAGTCAGAACCACAACACTTGGCACTTTGCAGGGGACCAACCCCACATCCGGACTGTTATAAATCATTCCAGGAAGGGAAATGTTACTAGGATATTTGAAACTGAAAATTAGATCTTATGGCTTCAGTGACACCTCATTGGGCTACCTATCTATAAGAAACTTTCATGGtacagaaatctgtattatatGTGGAATGGTTTGCACATTCTCCATGTGCAAAGAATCAAGAACACCTACATTGAACAATGGAATCAGACAAGCATGCAATGGTGGATACTATTTGGCAGCACTGGTGGTGTAAAAGAGAGGTTCTCCATTCAATGTGACCTCTGGAAACAATGGATTATTTCTGCCATTTTCTGCTTGCCCCAGTGGAATCGAAATGACCACCCTGTAAACTCACTTACCTTTGCTTCATATGGATAGGTTGCTTCAGCCTCCAAACCTCCATTGTTCTTTACGTACTGGAAGGCACTATAAACTTTGCCTCCTTGGCAGCCATTAGTGCCATAACGTCTAGAACAGTCTATTAGGTTCTGGACACTCAGTGGGATCATTTTGCCTATTTTCTTGAACAGTTGTCCTTCTATGGAAGCAGCCACAGAAAAAGCCCAACAAGCACCACAACCtagctgaggtgggaagaaaaTATTGTCATTCACAAATACTAACTGCATCAATAACTTAAGATATTGAATGCTTTATCAAAAAATGGACTATTGGCATTTGATTGATGCCTAAGTAAGAAGGATCGATCTCCATTGAAAGGGGTCTTATGCCCCAGTGAGTAGCCACGCAAAAACACACGGATACACACAACACCATGATCTATTGGCTGTCTGATGCAATAAATGTCATTAATGGAAGAAATTAAGTCTGGTGGGAGATGTAGTTGGACTATTGATGGAGGATTAAGGGTAAGTAGTGCACAGAATTTATATGTTAATGGGTCCTATAATTGCTAAGGCATGAGGTAGGGATTGCTCATTCATTGGGATAACCAGGAAACATTGGTTACTAGCGACAGAATGGTAATTACAGTACCAGTGGCATTCAAGTTACAAGAATGTGTTTGGTGAATAGCATGTTGTACTACATTCAAACAAGATAGGCATGTCAATAACCTACTCCATCCCAGTAGTTGAGGAAGAAGTCAAGTGATGTTGTCATACCTGTCTCCGCACAGGGGCAACATAGCCTTCTGTCCTCCAATCCAAAAATTTTGGGACTGTGATCTCTCGTTTCTGGATGGGTTTCCCATTCTTTAGAGTCAGAACTGAACTCCCCTTCATCATTTCCCTCATCTCTTCACCAGTCTTCAGGGAACAGCACATAAAGACTCAATTTAAacaacagaagaggaaaagaacgAGTGCGGGACACTTTGAGTCACACTCACCATGTCACCAAATTCATTCATCTCTACGGTGACGTTGTTCATCCCCAGGCCATTCTCCTCACTGAGCAGTTTGATCATCTTGACATTTTCTTCCCATATTGCTCTCCgatgtctttcttcctcctggaaaTAAACAGAATGAATGGCATTCATTTCTAATTACACCCCTGTACTACCTGACCAAGGGGACTGGCTGCTGCATATGCCTAGAGGTCATGGAAGGATCTCAGGACACTGAAGCAAGCCACTCTCGACACCCAATGAGAGAGACAGTGGCCACCTTGAGCTCACCTTCTGTTACATTGATACCTCAAGTAGGGATGGCATCTATGGTTTCCGTTATATCCGGGACCCCCAACAGCAATGAATGTGCTCTACAAGGACACTGTTTCGGTGTCCATGTGACCTACTTGGCTGTATGTTTTCTCAAAGCTCCtcttccactcctcccactcaGCATCCAAACTGTAATCTGGTGTTGGAGCAGCTGAGGCCAGTCCCAAGCACAGGATGGCCAAGAAGACA is a window of Chionomys nivalis chromosome 13, mChiNiv1.1, whole genome shotgun sequence DNA encoding:
- the LOC130886000 gene encoding cathepsin 7-like isoform X1; this encodes MIAAVFLAILCLGLASAAPTPDYSLDAEWEEWKRSFEKTYSQEEERHRRAIWEENVKMIKLLSEENGLGMNNVTVEMNEFGDMTGEEMREMMKGSSVLTLKNGKPIQKREITVPKFLDWRTEGYVAPVRRQLGCGACWAFSVAASIEGQLFKKIGKMIPLSVQNLIDCSRRYGTNGCQGGKVYSAFQYVKNNGGLEAEATYPYEAKEGRCRYRAERSVVKVPRFYVVPRSEEALLNALVTHGPIAVGIDAEHESFKKYTGGIYHEPKCRRDSPNHGMLLVGYGFEGKESEGRKYWLVKNSHGDHWGEKGYMKIPRDEKNYCGIASYAMYPTL
- the LOC130886000 gene encoding cathepsin 7-like isoform X2: MIAAVFLAILCLGLASAAPTPDYSLDAEWEEWKRSFEKTYSQEEERHRRAIWEENVKMIKLLSEENGLGMNNVTVEMNEFGDMTGEEMREMMKGSSVLTLKNGKPIQKREITVPKFLDWRTEGYVAPVRRQLGCGACWAFSVAASIEGQLFKKIGKMIPLSVQNLIDCSRRYGTNGCQGGKVYSAFQYVKNNGGLEAEATYPYEAKVRRCRYRAERSVVKVPRFYVVPRSEEALLNALVTHGPIAVGIDAEHESFKKYTGGIYHEPKCRRDSPNHGMLLVGYGFEGKESEGRKYWLVKNSHGDHWGEKGYMKIPRDEKNYCGIASYAMYPTL